DNA from Saliniramus fredricksonii:
TCTGGCGGTGTTCGGACCCCGCGTCGCGGGCGACGAGATCGGCGATCACGGCCTCGCCCGGCTCCCCGGCAGCGCAAAGTTCCGCTGCCTCCATGCCCCAGAGCGGATTGATGAAGGCCTGGCTCGCCACCGCAGCACGCCCGCCCCGGATATAGGGCACGATCGCGCCGGCGGCGAAAAAGCGGCTCGCCACGGCGATGCCACGATGGCCGGTTTCAGGGCACAGGGCCACGATGGAATAGGTCATGCTGCGTTACTCCTTTTAGAGCCCGTTCCGACCTGACGGAGTCAGGCCGGGCGCTCCAGGTCATTATCTGGCGCATCATTTTCTCCGTCAGCCGGTACCCACCTGACGGCATGATGCTCTCGATGGCGGGCGCTCAGCGCCCCACCGCATAAGCCTGCATCAGACGCGGCGTCGCCGCCGACCGCAACCGCCCGTCCGGTTCGCGCCGTGCCGCCGTCAGTCGCCCGACGCTCCATGGGCCCGCAACCTCGATGCGATGCCCCCGCATGCGCAGATCGGCGATCGTCTGCGCCGCGAAGCGGTCCTCGATGACGAGATGGCCGGGGCGCGCATTGCGCGGATAGAACGATTCCTGAAAATGTCCGCTATGGAACAGCGGCGCGTCGATCGCCTGTTGCAGGCCTTCCCCATAGAGCACGTGGCGCAGGAAGAAGACCAGTTGCCACTGGTCCTGCTGGTCGCCGCCGGGCGTGCCGAAGGCGAGCCGCGTGCCGTCGTCGCGTATGGCGAGGCTCGGCGAGAGCGTGGTGCGCGGACGCCGCCCCGGCGCGAGGCTCGTGGGCAGGCCTTCCTCCAGCCAGAACATCTGCGCGCGGGTATTGAGCGCGAAGCCCAGCCCCGGTACGACCGGCGAGGATTGCAGCCAGCCGCCGGAGGGCGTCGCCGAGACCATGTTGCCATGGCGGTCGATGATGTCGAGATGCACGGTATCGCCGCGCTTTTCCGTGAGATGCGCCATGGTCGGCTCGCCCGCTCCCGCGCCTCCTGCAGAAGCGCGCGTCGCGCCCCTTTCGGCATTGGCGCGGGCCATCAGGGCCTGATGGTGAAAACCGGGGATCTCGCCGGGGCGCTGCTCGAGCGAGGCTTGCGGCTCGATCAGGGCGCGGCGGCGCGCGGCATAGGCGTCGCCGAGCAGCGTGTCGAGAGGCACGAGCGCATGGTCAGGATCGCCGTAATAGGCCTCGCGATCGGCGAAGGCGAGCTTGATCGCCTCGGTCACCGCATGCACGAATTCCGGCCCGCCCGGATCGGCCTCCTCGAGGCCGCAGCCCTCCAGCATGGCGAGCGCCTGCAACAGGGCCGGGCCCTGTCCCCAGGCGCCCGTCTTGAACACCTCCCAGCCCTTGAACCGCCGCGAGGCCGGCGCCTCGAAATGCGCCTGCCAGCCGGCCATGTCGGCGCCGGTCAGCACGCCCTTGTGGGCGCGTTCCGTCACATCCATCACCTCCGCCTCGCGCAGGAAGGCGTCGATGCGCTCCGCGATGAAGCCTTGCGACCAGACCCGCCGCGCCGCATCGATCCGCGCCTCGCGCGAGGGCGCGCTCCCGGCCTCATTGAGGAGACGCTCCCAGGTCTGCGCGAGAACCGGATTGGCGAAATCCGCGTGCGGCTGCGGGGCGTTGCCGCCCGGGAGCCAGGTCTGCGCCGAGCTCGGCCAGTGCGTGCGGAAATAATCGGCGAGCCCCGCGATGGTATGGGCGACGCGCGGCAGGACCGGGTGGCCGTGGCGGGCATAGTGGATTGCCGGTTCGAGCACGTCGCGCAATTCCAGCGTGCCGTGATCGCGCAGCAGCAGCATCCAGGCATCGAAGGCGCCGGGAATGACGGTGGCGAGGAGCCCGGAGCCCGGCACCATGTCGAGGCCGAGCCCGCGATAATGCGCGATCGTGGCGCCAGCCGGGGCGGGCCCCTGGCCGCACAGGACGCGCGTGCGCTCGGTCGCGGCATCGAAGATGATCGCCGGCATGTCGCCGCCCGGCCCGTTGAGATGCGGCTCCACCACCTGCAGCACGAAGCCTGTCGCCACCGCCGCGTCGAAGGCGTTGCCGCCGCGCTCCAGGATGGCCATGCCGACGCTCGACGCGATCCAGTGGGTGGAGGTCACCACACCGAAGCGCCCGCGTATCTCGGGGCGGGTGGTGAAGGGGTGATCGAAAGCCATGTTTCCTCCGGGAAAAGCGCGACGCCGCTTGCGGACGCCTTGTCGCGACCGGGTTTTTCGCCCCGGTTCGTCATTGGATCGCGGGCGCCGGCGCGCCCGGGATCAGCTCTCGCGCGGATCGAGCGCGTCGCGCAGGCCGTCGCCGAACAGGTTGAAGCCCAGCACCACGAGGAAGATCGCGGCCCCCGGCCACATCGCCATCCAGGGGGCCTGCTCCATGAAGTTCTTCGCCGTATTGAGCATCGCCCCCCATGACGGCGCCGGCGGCTGCTGACCGAGTCCCAGGAAGGACAGGCTCGCCTCGGCGATGATGGCGGTGGCGACGGTCAGCGTGGCCTGGACGATGATCGGCGGCGCGATATTTGGCAGGATGTAGCGCGCCAGGATCGACAATTGCCCGACCCCGGCAGCCCGCGCGCTCTCGACGTAATCCTCCGTCTTCACCGCCAGCGTCTGGCCGCGCGCCAGCCGGATGAAGATCGGTGTCGCGGAGAGGCCGATGGCGATCATCGCATTGGTCAGGGACGGCCCCAGGAAAGCGGCGAAGGCGATGGCCAGGATCAGGAAGGGCACGGCGAGCAGCGCCTCGGTCATGCGCGAGATGGTGGCGTCGGTCCAGCCGCCGCGCCAGCCGGCGATGACGCCGAGCGGCACACCGGCGAAGACGGCGATCATCACCGAGACGACGCCCGCGAGCAGCGAGGCCTGCGCACCCCAGATCATGCGCGAGAGCAGATCGCGCCCGTTCTGGTCCGTTCCCAACGGATGATCGAGGGAAGGCGGAAGCCGGATTGCACCCCAATCGCCCTGTGCCGGCGGCAGGATCGGCAGGATCGGCGCGGCGATGGCGAGGATCACGAAAGTGCCGACGAGCACCGCCCCGAACAGGGCGGAGGGGCGTCGCCTCAGCTTCTCCCAGACCCGGTTTCGACGTGGCGGCAGCGTCTCGATCTGCGGCTGGACATCCCCCGCCTGCGGCTGCATGCGCGGGGCCGGTGCGGCGACGACCGTGCTCATTTCTGGTCCCTCATGCGCGGATTGAGGATCATGTAGGCGGTGTCGGCGAGCAGATTCATCAGGATGAAGCCGACGGCGGTGACGAGGACGATGCCCTGCACCACGGCGTAATCGCGGTTGAACACGGCATCGACGACGAGCTTGCCGAAGCCCGGGATGGTGAAGATCTGCTCCGTCAGCACAGCGCCAGCGAGCAATTCGCCAAAGAGAAGCGCCGAGACCGTCACAACCGGCACCAGCGCGTTGCGCAGGGCGTGCTTCATGATGACGACGCGCTCGCGCAGGCCCTTGGCGCGGGCGGTGCGGACATAATCGGATTTCAGGACGGACAGCATGGCGCTGCGGGTATGGCGCATCAGCGTGGCCGCAAGCGCCGTGCCGAGCACGAAGGCGGGCATCAGCATGGTCTCGATCGAGCGCACCGGATCGACCGTGAAGGCCCGGTAGCCTGAGGCCGGCAACCAGCCGAGATTGACCGAGACCAGCAGGATCAGCAGGATGCCCAGCCAGAAATTCGGGATCGAGAGCCCCGACAGGGCCACGAAATTGGCGATATAGTCGAGCCAGCTGCCTTTATAGACCGCCGAGAGAATACCCATCGGCACGCCGATCCCGACGGCGAAGATCAGCGCCATCACCGCGAGCTGGAAGGTGACGGGGAGCTTTTCCGCGATCAGCGAGGTGACCGGCTGGTTGGTGCGCAGCGAGATGCCGAGATCACCCTGCACCACGCCGCTGATCCAGTAGAAATACTGCATCACCAATGGTTCGTTGAGATGGTACATCTCGCGCAGGGCTTCCAGCGTCGCCGGGTCGCGGTCCTCGCCGGCCAGCGCCAGCACCGGGTCCCCGGGCAGAAGCTTCTGCAGCAGGAAGACGAAGACGGAGATCATGAAGATCGTCGGTATGGCGATCAGCAATCTGCGGCCGATGAATGCGAGCATGACGGGCGCCTTCCGGTGAACAGGTTCGACCCGCCCCTGACGGGCGGGGGTGATCCCGGCGCGTCAGGCGCCGGGATCGTGTCGTCGCATCCGGCTTCAGTCGGTGAAGCGCACGCCCTCGAGGCGGATCATGCCGTCCGGATAGGCCTCGAAGCCTTCCACATCGGCGCTCATCGCCCAGATCCAGCTCGGGTGGTAGAGATAGATGATCGGCAGTTCCTCGTTGAGGATTTCGCGGGAAGCGTCATAGGCCTCCTTGCGCACCTGCGGATCGTTCGAGGTCCGGGCCTGATCGAGCAGCTCGTCCACGCGCGGATCACAGAAGCCGGAATCGTTGATGCCGCCCTCGCAGGTGACGAACTGGTGGATATTGCCATCGACGTCGGTGCGCCCCGACCAGCCGACCTGGCTGCCCTGATATTCACCCGCCGATTGCTGCTGCAGCAGCGTGGCGAATTCGGTGGCGCGGATGCTGATATCGATTCCCGCTTCTGCCGCCATGGCCTGCACCACTTCCATCACCTGGGTCTGGACCGGGTTGTTCGCCACCTGCACGGTCAGTTCCACGCCATCGCCGAATCCGGCTTCGGCGAGCAGCGCACGCGCGGCCTCGACATCCCGCTCGGGAACCGGGAAACGCGCATCATAGAAGGGCGATCCCGGAGGTACCGGCTGGTTGCCCGGCGTGAAGGCGCCTTCGAAGACCACCTGGTTGATCGCATTGCGGTCGATCGACAGGCTCAGCGCCTGACGCAGACGCGCATCCTGGCCGAAGGGCTCCTCGGAGCGCGAACCGTTGCCCACATTCATGGTGATGCCCTGATAGCCGAGCCCGGTCACATCGACGACGGAGAGCGCCTCGTCGTCGCGCGCGCTGGCGACATCGGTGGCTGCGAGGCGCTCGAGCATGTCGAGATCGCCGGCACGCAGGTTCGCGAGACGCACGGTGGTGTCGGGGATCGGCAGATAGGTCACGGCATCGATGTGAATTTCATCGGCGTTCCAGTAATCATCGAAGCGCTCCAGCGCGATGCGATCCTGCTGGACACGCTCGACGAAGCTGAAGGGGCCGGAGCAGACCGGAGCCGAACCGAAATCGACGCCCATTTCTTCCGCCGCCGTCGGCGAGATCATCATGCCGGCGCGATCGGCGAGCTGGGCGAGCAGCGTCGCGTCGGGCGCATCGAGCGTGATGCGCACGGTGTACTCGTCCACGGCCTCGACGCCGGTGATGGAGGCGACTTCCGACTTGCGACGGCTCTCGGGCAGATTCTGGCTGCGGTCGATATTGGCGATCATCGCCTCGGCATTGAAGGGCGTGCCGTCATGGAAGACGACGCCCTCACGCAGGCTCATGGTCAGTTCGGTCTCGTCATCCGACCAGCTCCAGTCGGTCGCGAGCTGGGGCACGATGTTGAGATCGGGATCGATATCGACGAGCTTGTCGCAAAGCGCGGTATAGACGATACGCCCCACGAAGGTGCGCGACTGATCGGGATCAAGCACGTCGGCATCGTCCTGCAGGCCGATGCGCAGTTCCTGCGCCTGCGCGCTCGCCGCCATCGCGGCGATCAGGGCGGCAGCCCCGACTGTTTGCATGAATTTCATGGTTTCTCTCCTCTGGTCCTCTTGGATCCGTTTTATTCGTCAGTTTTCCGGTCCGTGTTGCGAACCGGGCATCCCCGGGCCTGATTCCTCGGGTGTATCGCCCCTTGTCGGGGTCTGTCTGGCGCGCCGCGCCCGATACAGGGCAAAGCGCTGTTCCACGCGCGGGCTGCGCGCGGGCGGCGGGGGCAGGCCTTCGGCCGGCTCCAGCGTCTCGAAATGATGGCAGGCGACGGCGCGCCCTTCGCCCGCCGGGCGCAGCACCGGGCGTTCCGTGCGGCAGCGCGCATCGGCGAAGGGGCAGCGCGTATGGAAGCGGCATCCCGGCGGCGGTGCGACGGGGTTGGGGATATCCCCCGTCAGGGTCGGTCTGTCGCCATCGTGCCGGCGTGCGGGATCGGGGGCCGGAATCGCCGCGAGCAGGGCGCGCGAATACGGGTGCAGGGGTGCGGCGAAGAAATCCTCGGCCTCGCCGACTTCTACCAATTCGCCCAGATACATCACGCCGACCCGGTCGCTCATGTGGCGCACCACGGCGAGATCGTGGGCGATCACGATCAGGGTGAGGCCGAATTCCTGCTTGAGATCCTCCAGCAGGTTGATCACCTGCGCCTGGACCGAGACGTCGAGCGCCGAGACCGGCTCGTCTCCGATCAGCAGTTTCGGCCCCGTGGCGAGGGCGCGGGCGATGCCAATGCGCTGGCGCTGGCCGCCGGAGAATTCATGCGGATAACGATCGGCATATTCGGGCCGCAGCCCCACCCGTCTCAGGAGCTTCGCGACTTCCGCGCGGCGCTGCTTCGGATCATGGATACCGTGGGCGCGCATGGGTTCCTCGACCAGCCCGCCGATGGTCATGCGCGGATTGAGCGAGGAGAACGGATCCTGGAAGACGAATTGCAGGTCGCGGCGCAGGCGGCGCATCTCGGTCTCGGGCAAGGCGGCGATGTCTTTGCCCTCATAGATCACCGAGCCCGCGCTCGGATCGAGCAGGCGGATCAGCAGCCGCGCGAGGGTGGACTTGCCGCAGCCGGATTCGCCGACGATCGAGAAGGTCTCGCCCCGGCGCACGCTGAGATCGACGCCATCGACCGCGCGCACGATGGTCGGCTTGCCGAAGAGCGGGCGCTTCGTGACGAAATGCTTGCGCAGCCCGCGCGCCTCGATCAGTGGCGTATCCGGCGCCGCCTCCGGCTGCGTCGCAGTGTTTTCGCTGATGATCTCCGCTGCGCTCATGCCGCTTCCTCCGGTGCGCAATGCTCCTCGAGCGGAGCATAATGACAGGCGACTGCATGGCCGGGCGCGATCTCGCGCAAAGGCGGCGCTTCGGCGCAGGCCGCATCGGCGAAGGGGCAGCG
Protein-coding regions in this window:
- a CDS encoding ABC transporter permease, giving the protein MQPQAGDVQPQIETLPPRRNRVWEKLRRRPSALFGAVLVGTFVILAIAAPILPILPPAQGDWGAIRLPPSLDHPLGTDQNGRDLLSRMIWGAQASLLAGVVSVMIAVFAGVPLGVIAGWRGGWTDATISRMTEALLAVPFLILAIAFAAFLGPSLTNAMIAIGLSATPIFIRLARGQTLAVKTEDYVESARAAGVGQLSILARYILPNIAPPIIVQATLTVATAIIAEASLSFLGLGQQPPAPSWGAMLNTAKNFMEQAPWMAMWPGAAIFLVVLGFNLFGDGLRDALDPRES
- a CDS encoding ABC transporter permease, whose amino-acid sequence is MLAFIGRRLLIAIPTIFMISVFVFLLQKLLPGDPVLALAGEDRDPATLEALREMYHLNEPLVMQYFYWISGVVQGDLGISLRTNQPVTSLIAEKLPVTFQLAVMALIFAVGIGVPMGILSAVYKGSWLDYIANFVALSGLSIPNFWLGILLILLVSVNLGWLPASGYRAFTVDPVRSIETMLMPAFVLGTALAATLMRHTRSAMLSVLKSDYVRTARAKGLRERVVIMKHALRNALVPVVTVSALLFGELLAGAVLTEQIFTIPGFGKLVVDAVFNRDYAVVQGIVLVTAVGFILMNLLADTAYMILNPRMRDQK
- a CDS encoding ABC transporter ATP-binding protein, with protein sequence MSAAEIISENTATQPEAAPDTPLIEARGLRKHFVTKRPLFGKPTIVRAVDGVDLSVRRGETFSIVGESGCGKSTLARLLIRLLDPSAGSVIYEGKDIAALPETEMRRLRRDLQFVFQDPFSSLNPRMTIGGLVEEPMRAHGIHDPKQRRAEVAKLLRRVGLRPEYADRYPHEFSGGQRQRIGIARALATGPKLLIGDEPVSALDVSVQAQVINLLEDLKQEFGLTLIVIAHDLAVVRHMSDRVGVMYLGELVEVGEAEDFFAAPLHPYSRALLAAIPAPDPARRHDGDRPTLTGDIPNPVAPPPGCRFHTRCPFADARCRTERPVLRPAGEGRAVACHHFETLEPAEGLPPPPARSPRVEQRFALYRARRARQTPTRGDTPEESGPGMPGSQHGPEN
- a CDS encoding gamma-glutamyltransferase family protein codes for the protein MAFDHPFTTRPEIRGRFGVVTSTHWIASSVGMAILERGGNAFDAAVATGFVLQVVEPHLNGPGGDMPAIIFDAATERTRVLCGQGPAPAGATIAHYRGLGLDMVPGSGLLATVIPGAFDAWMLLLRDHGTLELRDVLEPAIHYARHGHPVLPRVAHTIAGLADYFRTHWPSSAQTWLPGGNAPQPHADFANPVLAQTWERLLNEAGSAPSREARIDAARRVWSQGFIAERIDAFLREAEVMDVTERAHKGVLTGADMAGWQAHFEAPASRRFKGWEVFKTGAWGQGPALLQALAMLEGCGLEEADPGGPEFVHAVTEAIKLAFADREAYYGDPDHALVPLDTLLGDAYAARRRALIEPQASLEQRPGEIPGFHHQALMARANAERGATRASAGGAGAGEPTMAHLTEKRGDTVHLDIIDRHGNMVSATPSGGWLQSSPVVPGLGFALNTRAQMFWLEEGLPTSLAPGRRPRTTLSPSLAIRDDGTRLAFGTPGGDQQDQWQLVFFLRHVLYGEGLQQAIDAPLFHSGHFQESFYPRNARPGHLVIEDRFAAQTIADLRMRGHRIEVAGPWSVGRLTAARREPDGRLRSAATPRLMQAYAVGR
- a CDS encoding ABC transporter substrate-binding protein translates to MKFMQTVGAAALIAAMAASAQAQELRIGLQDDADVLDPDQSRTFVGRIVYTALCDKLVDIDPDLNIVPQLATDWSWSDDETELTMSLREGVVFHDGTPFNAEAMIANIDRSQNLPESRRKSEVASITGVEAVDEYTVRITLDAPDATLLAQLADRAGMMISPTAAEEMGVDFGSAPVCSGPFSFVERVQQDRIALERFDDYWNADEIHIDAVTYLPIPDTTVRLANLRAGDLDMLERLAATDVASARDDEALSVVDVTGLGYQGITMNVGNGSRSEEPFGQDARLRQALSLSIDRNAINQVVFEGAFTPGNQPVPPGSPFYDARFPVPERDVEAARALLAEAGFGDGVELTVQVANNPVQTQVMEVVQAMAAEAGIDISIRATEFATLLQQQSAGEYQGSQVGWSGRTDVDGNIHQFVTCEGGINDSGFCDPRVDELLDQARTSNDPQVRKEAYDASREILNEELPIIYLYHPSWIWAMSADVEGFEAYPDGMIRLEGVRFTD